The nucleotide window CGCTGGTCTCGACCACTTCGATCGTCACCGAAGCCGGTTCGGCCCCGGCCCGGCAGGTCGGCGACTACCTGGCCGGCGTCCTGCGGCCGTCGACCGGCTTCCCGCTGCCGGTGTCCGACGCCCCGGCGTCCGTGCCGTCCGGCAGCATCGCGCTGCTGCTGAGCGGCGCGCCCGCGGCCGTGGGCGCGCAGGGTTACCAGCTGGTGTCGACGGCGTCGTCGGTCACGGTGCGCGCGACGACCGCGGACGGGCTGTTCGCCGGAGTCCAGACGCTGCGGCAGCTGCTGCCCGGCCGCGTCGAGAGCGCGTCACCCCAGCCGGGTCCGTGGAGCGTGCCGGGAGCGACGATCCTCGACTACCCGCGCTTCGCCTACCGCGGCGCGATGCTCGACGTCGCCCGGCACTTCCACCCGGTATCGACGGTCAAGAAGTACCTCGACCAGCTGGCCCAGTACAAGATCAACAACCTGCACCTGCACCTGTCCGACGACCAGGGCTGGCGCATCCAGATAGACAGCTGGCCCCGCCTGACGACGTACGGCGGAAGCACCCAGGTCGGCGGCGGCCCGGGCGGTTACTACACGAAGGCGCAGTACACGGAGATCGTGAACTACGCGGCGGCACGCCACATCACGGTGATCCCGGAGATCGACATGCCGGGTCACGTGAACGCGGCACTGGCGTCGTACGCGGAGCTGAACTGCAACGGGGTGGCGCCCGCGTTGCGCACGGACATCGCGGTCGGCTACAGCTCGTTGTGCATTTCGAAGGACATCACGTACCAGTTCGTGGCGGACGTCCTGCGCGAGCTGGCGGCCCTCACCCCGGGCCCGTACATCCACATCGGCGGCGACGAGGCATCGTCCACCTCGGCGGCGGATTACCTGACGTTCGTCAACAAGGTCCTCCCCCTGGTGGCGGCGACGGGCAAGTCGGTGGTGGGCTGGCACGACATCGCCAAGGCGTCCCTCCCGGCCTCGGCAACACCGCAGTTCTGGGGAACATCGACATCGGACGCGGGCGTCTCGACGGCGGTTTCCCGCGGCAGCAAGGTGATCCTGTCCCCGGCGAACAAGGCATACCTGGACATGAAGTACAACAGCGCAACCCCGATCGGCCTGTCCTGGGCGGGCTACATCGAGGTCCAGGACGCGTACGGCTGGAACCCGGGAGCGTATCTGTCGGGCGCGGGCGAATCGGCGGTCCGCGGCGTGGAGTCTCCACTGTGGACGGAGACGGTGGTGACAGGGTCCGATATCGAGTACCTGGCATTCCCTCGCTTGGCGGCGCACGCGGAGCTGGGCTGGTCACCGTGGTCAACGCACGACTGGACGACGTTCCGCACCCGGTTGGGAGCGCAGGCCCCACGCTGGGTGGCGCAGGGGATCAACTTCTACCGGTCGTCCCAGGTGCCGTGGGACACGGGCGGGACGAACCCGGGAACCTGCGCGGACCCGGCGTGGAGTGCTTCGCAGGTGTACACGGGCGGGAACGTGGTTTCGCACAACGGCCACAAGTGGACGGCGAAGTGGTGGACACAGGGCGAGGAGCCGGGAACGACGGGCCAGTGGGGAGTCTGGACCGACAACGGGGCTTGCTGAGGTGAGAGGCCGGGTCGCTTTGCAGACCCGGCCTTTCCCGTGGGGAAGCGCTCCTCGGCGACCTCATTGCGCAGAACCCATCGTAACGCTCGTCGCCCAGGGGCCGACTACGAGCACAACCAAGCAGTGACACTCGAGATCGACATCCGAATCTTGCGTGAATTCTTCGCCGACGGCACCGCGGTACTCCCGGCGAGCTCGGGTGGATGGATGTCGACTGGCCCGGGGCGCCTCGCGCGGACGTCGATCTCCTGTGCGGACGGTTATCGCCGCACTTCGGCCGGTGAAGATCGGACATTCGGGGCGGCTGGCGGGCTAGGTTGGGGCCATGAGCGCTGATCTCGAGCAGGTTCGCACGCTGTCGCTGCAGGAGCACGGCCTCGCCACCGTGGCCACCACGCGGGCGGACGGCACCGTGCACGCCTCCGTCGTCAATGCCGGCGTCCTCGACGATCCGGTCACCGGTGCGCCCGGTGTCGCCTACGTCGCGGTCGGGAAGGCGCACAAGCTCGCCTTGCTGCGGCGGGCCGGGCATGCCACCGTCACCTTCCGGCGCGGGTGGAACTGGCTCTCCGTCACTGGCGCCGTCCACCTCGTGGGGCCCGACGACCCCGATCCGGGCTTCGATCCCGCGGGCCTGCCACAGCTGCTGCGTGACGTCTTCATCGCCGCCACCGGGACCCATGACGACTGGGCCGAGTACGACCGTGTCATGGCCGAAGAGCGGCGGGTTGCGGTGTTCATCCGGGCGGACCGGATAATCGGCAATCCCTGACCCCTCCGGCCCCAGGAGTCGTCCCGTTGTCCGAGTCCCCGCCCCGCGTCACCACCCCGGTCAAGGTCCTCGTCGGCTTGCTCGTCGTCGCCGACGCCGGGTTCGGCGCGGCGCTCGCCTTCGGGCTCGTGCGCGGCCTCTCGCCGTGGCTGATCGGCGGTGCCTACGCGGCCAGCGTGCTCGCCGCCGTCGTGGCCTACCGCGTGTCCCGGGCTCGCGACCTCAAGCGCGGGTTCGAGGCTCTCCACGACCTCACCGTCGGCGAGGAGGGCCTCCGCCTGCCCGCGGGCACGCTGAGCACGCGTCTCGTTCCCTGGCCGGAGATCGCCGAGGTCACCGTTCGCCGTTCGGCCCGCTTCGGCGACGGCTACCTGCGTGACGCCCTCTGGGTCGACCTCGTCACCGGCGGAGGCGTCGAGAGCTCGGTGCAGCGCTACGCCCCGCGCGGCAAGCTCCAGCCGGCGCCACCCGAGCGGCGGCAGTTCGAGCAGACGGCGATCCTCGCCCCCGCCCTGTTCGACGCGGTGCTCGACCGGCTCCGGAAGGAACTGCGCCACCGGCAGCTGCACGCCCAGCTCCGCGGCACTCGCTTCCGGCCACACTGACGCAGGTCAGCCGAGCCGGCCCAGCAGCTCCTT belongs to Amycolatopsis tolypomycina and includes:
- a CDS encoding family 20 glycosylhydrolase yields the protein MKNPFARRLGRALAVLALVGAGTQATPAAAATPALQSIVPVPVSVTPAAGVAFPLVSTTSIVTEAGSAPARQVGDYLAGVLRPSTGFPLPVSDAPASVPSGSIALLLSGAPAAVGAQGYQLVSTASSVTVRATTADGLFAGVQTLRQLLPGRVESASPQPGPWSVPGATILDYPRFAYRGAMLDVARHFHPVSTVKKYLDQLAQYKINNLHLHLSDDQGWRIQIDSWPRLTTYGGSTQVGGGPGGYYTKAQYTEIVNYAAARHITVIPEIDMPGHVNAALASYAELNCNGVAPALRTDIAVGYSSLCISKDITYQFVADVLRELAALTPGPYIHIGGDEASSTSAADYLTFVNKVLPLVAATGKSVVGWHDIAKASLPASATPQFWGTSTSDAGVSTAVSRGSKVILSPANKAYLDMKYNSATPIGLSWAGYIEVQDAYGWNPGAYLSGAGESAVRGVESPLWTETVVTGSDIEYLAFPRLAAHAELGWSPWSTHDWTTFRTRLGAQAPRWVAQGINFYRSSQVPWDTGGTNPGTCADPAWSASQVYTGGNVVSHNGHKWTAKWWTQGEEPGTTGQWGVWTDNGAC
- a CDS encoding pyridoxamine 5'-phosphate oxidase family protein; translated protein: MSADLEQVRTLSLQEHGLATVATTRADGTVHASVVNAGVLDDPVTGAPGVAYVAVGKAHKLALLRRAGHATVTFRRGWNWLSVTGAVHLVGPDDPDPGFDPAGLPQLLRDVFIAATGTHDDWAEYDRVMAEERRVAVFIRADRIIGNP